The genomic DNA GAAGAGATTTGGAAATacctgctttttaaatgtttcatggTTACAGTGGAAAATTATCTGGTACTGGTGATTTTTGAGGAGGCAGATTTTTTGACATGTTTCTATATTTCCTACCTAGAAATTTATgtcttagattttctttcttttctgaaatccgtttcaattaatttttcctagaaaattatcCATATTATCTGATCTTCTTGTTGATTTAttagttatattattttatatattttttctaactcTTCAGTTAATACCTTTATAAATTCCTTCCTggtactttctttgttttttccctaaCTTTAGGAGACAGAAGCTTAAACCAGttaatttattcttccaattttattgataaaaactcttaaggctctaaattttccttaatattattttaactgAATGTCATATATTCCCATGtgtatttaattcctttttattttttaatttaatttttttaatgtttatgtttgaaggagagagagacagagcgtgaatgggggaggggcagagagagagggagacatggaatccgaagcaggctccaggctctgagccatcagcacagagcctgatgcagggctcaagctcatgaacggtgagatcgtgacctgagctgaagttggaagcttaaccaactgagccacccaggtggccctttaattcattttaaatctaAAAGCCCTCCAATAATGCTTCTTGGACTCCAGGCATCCACTTAGTACTTTATAAGTATCAAGTCATAGAACCGTCATACCAATCATATGAGGTAGGTGCTATGACTCTCCCTATTCTAAAGTTGAGGAAATTGAGTCACCACCATTAGGTAATTTGCCCAGGTCACACAAAGTGGTAAGAGTCAAGCTAGGATTCAAAGTCAGGCAGTCCAGCTCCAGAGGTCAtgtaattacaaatatttatgttgtttccttGTTTCCTGGAAATCTGGCTAAAATTTGGCTCAAATCAAGTCATTCAACTGAGAGTTTTTAGTTCTCAGGGAAAAAAGACCTTGATagtttctgtcttaaaaaattaatttccaggggtgcctgggtggcgtccggcttcggctcaggtcatgatctcacggtttgtgagttcgagccccacgtcaggctctgggctgatggctcagagcctggagcctgtttccaattctgtgtctccctctctctctgctcctaccccactcatgctctgtctctctctctttcaaaaataaataaacattaaaaaattttttttaattaatttctagttttattgcatGATAATTGCtgtttgattttttcctttgtttagggaatttattgattttttttcacactaATATATGTCAGTTTTTGCGATTGATCCATTGGCACTTCACAAAAGCAAGTATTGTCTATTACCAGGTTCATAAGTCTGCCTTTATTGTTAATGTTAAGTTTTCAACATCATtaagtttgtccattttttctgtCTTGAACTAAGTAAGGGGTCCTGAACATCCAATTACAATAtgtgttccagtttctccacaccaccaccaccaccaatgcTCAGAACACTACCATGTCTGAGAATTCAGCTCATTTCTGaaactatctacctggagatagtgtCAGACCCTACAGGTTAAAGGGTCAAGACTGTcacgctcccccacccccaacccctgcaccCCATCCCGTACTTGCCtatacttctgaccaactggctataaatcagaggctGCCTCAACCCCTTTCTTCAGTTTGACTAATTCACTAGAATGGCTaacagaactcagaaaacattttacttactagatctcCATTTTTTATGAAAGGATAGGACTCAGAAAGAGCCGGATGGAAAAGATGCACAGGGCAAGGTAGAGGGAACGTGTGCAGAGTTTCCGGGCCCTCCCCAGGTGCACGGCTCTCCCAGCACCCCAAGGTGTTCACGGACTTAGGAGCTCTCCAAACCCACTCTGCTCAGGCTTTTagggaggcttcattacataagcCTGAATggttaaatcattggccattggagATTGACTCAACCTccagtctctcttcccctcccttggaGGTCAAGGGGGTGGGAGTGAAAGTTCCAACCATCCATTCACAAGGTTGATTCCTCTGGTCAGTCACATTAAGATGACTTGGGACTTTCCAAAAATTGCATCATTAACACAACAAAAGACACCTTATCACTCGTATTTCTTAGgagattccaagggttttaggagctctataCCAGAGGCAGGGATGAAGACCAAATgtctattattataaattattattattataaattataaatatggtAACTTAAATTCTCGTATTTTAATGAGattctctcaacttttttttaagctatgtttttaaatttacctttcaTCTAGAAAGTAATTTATACTTTGTCAAAGTTGCATGGATATTCATGACTGCTGTATTTTCTGGGTGAAATTTAGCCATAGGCATCATAAAAAGCCTTTCTGTGTACCTTTTGCCCTTGAGTCTAATCTGTCTGATAGAAAGATCCATGACCCCtactttctgtttgtattttactTGGTATTGTTTTGCTTGTTCTTTCACTATTAACTATTCTAGACACTCTTGTTTCAGACTGTTCAAAGAAAACTGGAGGCATAGTAAAAAttgtaaaagtttatttgagaaaaaatcAATTCGAATCAGGCAGCATCTGATCTAGCcaatagaaaggagctccaaaatgaaagacttttataggcagaaaggaagaggaagaaggaaattatactaggcaaaaaaaaattgagttggtTATGGGGGTTACATTCCTTTAGAGGATGGAAGGAGTCTATCAGCAGATAACCTAACTGGTACTGATCAGACGATTCCTGATTAACTGGATTAAACCTCCATTTCtccatttaaatacaaattaagtcTCTGTTTAGTGACATGGCGTTTAGCATAAGACACTCCATTTAGGacctgttgtcttgtttttaagaaGGTATCTCATAAATAATCTTGatactaaaaatatatgttaaggaTTTTAGACTTTCCTTGCTTTGCAGAtgcaactttaagaaaataaagttacaaagaTCCCTGAGGCAGAATTGGCTGACAGACTCAATTAGGTCTAGTTTCAACATGAGCAGTGGCATGTAGCATGTCCAGTGGAAGCTGGCATCTTTGGGGATGCgtcttttctagaaaataaagcaCCTCTGGGACAGGCCCAGCACAGAATTGTTGTGGGCCTGAGAGCTTCTGTGGTTCCTGGGGTTGAGGGTCAGATACAGCCATACTGGGCAAAATCTTCAATAGTCATGAGCTCAAAGGCTGGAGATCTTCCATGGGTGGTGAACACATCCCAGGGCTCAAAGAGGGCAACTGCCTCAGACTTGAACCCAGAGGATCACAGTCAGGGGTGCAGGAAGGTCTGGCAACTGGAGCTGGGGTCAGATTCATAGAGGCATAAGTGTGGTCTATCATTACAACCTCAGAGAGGTTCACAGGGGCCTTGCAATCCCCATCAGAGTCCTTGGGGAATCTTCTCCGAGTCCCAGTGACATTGGGGCAAGTCAGTGGGACATTGTCAGAGAAGTTGATTGTGATGTTGTCCAGGGATAGCAGGCAAGGGCCAGGGTGCATCGCATTCTCAGGATCCAATGGAGGCCCTAAGGGTTGAAGATCAGGGCCACAACAGCACCCAGAAGCTTCAGCATAAAACTGGTGTCCGGGGCTCAGTGGTTCAGGATTGACCATGAAGAGTCCATtcatagggaggggcagagcctcAGGGTACTGGGCTATGTGCGTTGTTCCCACCGAGAGATGCCTCTTGGCCCGGGCCTGGATGCTGGGCCCCCGGGCCCCTTGTTCCCGAGGACGACGACCAGGACCACATCTGCCCATTGAGGGATGAACATCTCGGGCAGAGGGAATCGGGGTCGGTGGTCGGGTGGGGCCGGCCTCCTGGGAAGTGCAGGCGGGGACAAGCCCAGACTGGGCATCAGAGGAAGAACTCTGGGCCGGCGAGGAGCGTGGGGAGGCCAGGCACATCGGGGTGCGACGGCCAGTCCCACCACTAGCGGCCACAGGCCGAGGGGTGCGCGTGGCCCGGCGGGGTGGGAGGTGCCTCAGGCCCAGCAGGGCTCTCCGGGGAGCTTGGGCCTCCCTCCAGGCGCTGAGCTCCCCCTTGTCTGGCGAGGTGGGCTCCGTGTGGTCCACAACAGCCCGGTCCTGCCCGCGCTTCCACAGCTCATAGCGCTCAGGCTGCAGGATGCGCACGAAGGCGTCCATGGAGAAGGTGAGCCTGGCCTCCCCGCAGCTGCACTGAGACGCCACTTTGCCATAATCGATCCATCGCGGGGTGGCGAAGTTGATGGCTTCTGCGCAGTTGAAGCCGTGGTTGAAGCCAGAGTGGTAGCCATAGGGAAACGTCACCATGAACTCGCCAGCCTCCTGAGTGATCCGATTGAAGGGGATCCCGTTGTCCTTGAGGACCGTGGGCGAGATGAGAGCCGCCTTGTGCCGCAGGAAGGCGTCACAGGCGCGGGCACTGCCCGGGAACAGCTCGGTGGCCAGGCGCTCCAGGCGCCGGCCGTGCTCCGGGGGCACCGCGTACCAGGTTTTGGGCTCCCCGAAGTGCAGGTAGTTGATGCTGTAAAGGTCCATGTCCTCCGTGTGCCAGGCGAAGGTGGTCTTCCACATGCCAAAGTACAGGTAGGGCGTGTTGACGCCCTCGATGACCACGCCGCACTCCTGCTCCAGCAGGTCCTGGATGGTTCCCAGGTGGCCAAGGTTCCACTGTTGAGTGTTTTCCGCAAACAAGGAGCCGCTGATGTCAGCGCCATAAATCGGAGAATCGTACAGGCGGGTTTTCCAATACTTTCGCTCCAAATCCTCAAAATCCGAGTGTGGCGGAGTCCGATACTTTCCGCTGTTTGCCAGTTGGCGATACTCCGCCACTGTcatggctttcttctttttatggtaTTGAGTAAACACACCTGCCCGCCCGGAGACCACCTGCTGGAGGGGAGTTGCTATTAAGACGTCACTGATATCGTCATAGGCCTGCCTGGCTTTCCATTCCTTGGGGGGAATCACCTTGGCCAGGCCTGCGCGGTGTGCCCCTTTGGATTCCATGTACGCAATATATCTGGGGAAATCTTTAAATTCTTCCGTGGTTGGGTGAAAGGTCATGATTGTATAACTTGGGTTCTTAGGCTGCTTCATGGCTGCAATGTAATAAGTAACTGACTCCTGGGGTCTCAGGTATGTTTTAGATACCCGAGGAAGTAGGGGGGTAATATAATACCTTCTCTagtctttctttatttaaaaaaaaaaaaaaaaaaaaaaaaaaagctgtgtcaTGTGAGTGAGGCAGTAGTTGGGActtgaaattttaaacaaatgaagtgATATCTCTTCCAGGCTTGCCTGTTCACAGGGTGGGGGATGCCACTCTGGGCAGCATCTCGTGCTGGAAAGAAGTAGAGTGTTTCCCAGTGGCGCACGCCCTCTGCACCAAGTCCTGGCTCAGCCTGCGGTTCTGAGGCTTCCTCAGTTGGAGCCGCGCGTCTCTGAGGCTTCTCCTGATGCACCTGCCTCAGTGCATGCGTGGCGCCTCACCTCACTGGAGCAGAGAGCCTCTTTGAGAAAGTTTGAAGGCTAAATCTAAAGGAAAGAgcacaaaatatttgaaaataaaggaatgacaAAAGAAACACTAACGTagcatcaaaataaacaaaatcggTCTAGCGACGTTAACTTCAAATTGGAATTTCAGTGCAAAAactgcactgttggtaggaatgtaaactgatgtagccactatggaaaatagtatggaggatcctcaaaaaattcaatagagctaccatatgatatCTAGCAATCCACTTCCTGGTATA from Panthera tigris isolate Pti1 chromosome D1, P.tigris_Pti1_mat1.1, whole genome shotgun sequence includes the following:
- the LOC102957475 gene encoding lysine-specific demethylase 4D, whose amino-acid sequence is MKQPKNPSYTIMTFHPTTEEFKDFPRYIAYMESKGAHRAGLAKVIPPKEWKARQAYDDISDVLIATPLQQVVSGRAGVFTQYHKKKKAMTVAEYRQLANSGKYRTPPHSDFEDLERKYWKTRLYDSPIYGADISGSLFAENTQQWNLGHLGTIQDLLEQECGVVIEGVNTPYLYFGMWKTTFAWHTEDMDLYSINYLHFGEPKTWYAVPPEHGRRLERLATELFPGSARACDAFLRHKAALISPTVLKDNGIPFNRITQEAGEFMVTFPYGYHSGFNHGFNCAEAINFATPRWIDYGKVASQCSCGEARLTFSMDAFVRILQPERYELWKRGQDRAVVDHTEPTSPDKGELSAWREAQAPRRALLGLRHLPPRRATRTPRPVAASGGTGRRTPMCLASPRSSPAQSSSSDAQSGLVPACTSQEAGPTRPPTPIPSARDVHPSMGRCGPGRRPREQGARGPSIQARAKRHLSVGTTHIAQYPEALPLPMNGLFMVNPEPLSPGHQFYAEASGCCCGPDLQPLGPPLDPENAMHPGPCLLSLDNITINFSDNVPLTCPNVTGTRRRFPKDSDGDCKAPVNLSEVVMIDHTYASMNLTPAPVARPSCTPDCDPLGSSLRQLPSLSPGMCSPPMEDLQPLSS